One Anatilimnocola floriformis genomic window, GCTGCCGCGCGAACCAACTTGGCGCGCAATAATCCCGGCGTTTAGCGAATCGGGCAATCTATCACGATTGCCGGTTGCGTACAAGGCAAACTGGGTAAGGACGCCGCTGCGCTATCGCAGAAGGTGTAGCTGGATTCGCCAGAATTCAGATGGTTACGTCCAATAGCCAAGTCTGAATTCTGGTGAATTCAGCTACTTCGCATTACTCGTCCGACTTATCAAACAGAATGCTGATCGATTGATCGTGGTGGATCCGTTTGATGGCTTCGGCGAGGAGCGGGGCGACCGAGAGAACCTTCATATTGGGAAGGAGCTTTTCGGGCGGGATCGGAATCGAGTCGGTCACGGCCAGCGTGTTGATTTTCGACTTCGAGATTTTTTCGATCGCGTTGCCGCAGAGCACGCCGTGGGTGGCGGCAGCGTAGATCTCTTTGGCGCCGGCTTCGAAGACGGTTTTAGCGGCGCCGGTGATCGAGCCGCCGGTGGTGATCATGTCGTCGAACATGAAGGCCACTTTGCCTTCGATGGGGCCGCCGATGATGTGTTCCTGGCGGGTCTCGGTGGCGTTGTCGCGGCGTTTGTCGACGATGGCGAGCTTGCCGCCCATCCGCTTTTGATATCCCAGCGCTCGCTTGATGCTGCCGACGTCGGGGCTGACGACGACGCGATCGTCCTCGGCAAACGGCAGGCCTTGAGCCCACTCTTGAAGGACCGGCGCGGCGTACAAGTTATCAACGGGGCAGTCGAAAAAGCCTTGAATCTGCGGCGAATGGAGGTCCATCGTCAAAACGCGATCGGCCCCGGCTCGGGTAATGAGATTGGCGACCAGCTTGG contains:
- a CDS encoding ribose-phosphate diphosphokinase, encoding MRELKIFSGQANRPLAKSICNFLHLPLAEITLGKFPDGENFCKIEEDIRGRDIFLIQPTCPPVNDNLFELLIMIDSCKRASAERITAVIPYFGYARQDRKDEGRVPITAKLVANLITRAGADRVLTMDLHSPQIQGFFDCPVDNLYAAPVLQEWAQGLPFAEDDRVVVSPDVGSIKRALGYQKRMGGKLAIVDKRRDNATETRQEHIIGGPIEGKVAFMFDDMITTGGSITGAAKTVFEAGAKEIYAAATHGVLCGNAIEKISKSKINTLAVTDSIPIPPEKLLPNMKVLSVAPLLAEAIKRIHHDQSISILFDKSDE